The Polynucleobacter sp. VK25 genome segment TCTCTTGGTTATCTTGTACCAAGATATCGTTATCAATATTTTCTTCGCCGAACTCGTTCTCGATCACGGCAATTTTTTTACCGTGTTCCTCAGTCAGAATGTGTTTGAGCAAGGTGGTTTTGCCGCTCCCTAAGAAGCCCGTCAAAATTGTTACCGGAATTAATGCCATGGATGTTCCAATCTAAATCTATAAGCCAACCATTCCCAAAGCGGGAAACCTTCTATCTTACCGAGTTCCTCAGTCTTTGCCAGCCTTTGCGCGTGGATGCGCTTTATCGTATGCCTGAGCGAGGTGCTGAAAATCTAAGGAGGTATAAATCTGGGTACTGGCAATGCTGGCATGCCCCAACATCTCCTGCACTGCACGTAAATCTTGTGAGGATTGCAGTACATGACTTGCAAAACTGTGGCGCATCATATGAGGGTGCACATGGGTTGGTAAGCCAGCGCGCATAGCCAAAGTACGCAATCTGGCTTGCACCGTACGCGGTGATAAGCGCTTGCCGGTGGCTGACAAAAATAAGGCAATCGATTCTTCTGAGTAACTTCCAGCATCCCGCAACTGTCGCCATGCAGTAAGTGATTTCATTGCGGGCATACCAACAGGTACTGAACGTCGTTTACCGCCCTTACCTAAAACAGTCACTTCCGCCGCATCCCAATCTAACCAGCCAGCAGATTCATGCTGACGGTCCTTACTTTGCATCACATCAATGCCCAAGAGTTCAGATAGACGTAAACCCGAGGAGTAGAGCAAATCAATAATCGCTGCATCACGAATTGATTCCAAATCCTTTTTTTCTTCAGCCTCTTTAACTGCTTGATTCACTAAGGCGAGTGCCTGCTCAACTGATAACGCCTTAGGCAAAGACTTTAAACGCTTAGGCGCCTTCACATCATCCACTGGATTAGCGGCAAGGTTACTAGTGACCTTGCCTGCGCGTGCATCACGCCTGGCATCTTTTTCTGTAAGCCAGTCATACCAACCACGCCATGCTGACAACGCTCTTGCAATACTTCTCGAGGATTTACCTTTGGAATGCAAGCGTCCCGCCCAACGGCGCACATGGCCATTGCTAACTTTTAATAATTCAACAGAGTCTTCAAGCGCAAAATTTTGGAGATCACTCAGATCCATGCCGTACGCTTTGAGCGTATGCGGCGAGAGTTGACGCAATACATGAAGCTCATGCAAATACTCTTGCATGAGGGGGTGGAGATCAGTCGCCTTTAATTTCATAAGCCTGGATACGATCCAAAGCTGCAGCTGTTAGTTCAGCAATCTGACGCAAATAGAAAGCACCCATATCCGCTGTAAAGCGTGACTCATCTTTACTTGCTAGCAATAACACCGCTGGTGATTGAGTAGCGCCAACACTTTTGCCAAGCGGCAAACCAATAGCCACCATGCTTTGCCATTCAGGATCAATGGTGGTTTGGCTTGCTAAGAGGTCTACGCTAGCAGCGGCCAACTCTTTTGCCGAACCACACAAAGGGGTATCGATCCAAGGACCAAATGCTGAATTAGGCGACAACAATTGTGCAGACTCGACCTCAAAGACCTCAGCTAAACCCGAAGTAATGGCAGCCTCAACATCAGCCTTATTGTTCGCCTTCATCAGGCGCAATAACCAGGCAACCAAACTTTGTTGGGTTTTGTCGTTGCGACTACCAAAGTGCAGCATCTCACTTAAGCGACGATTGAGTTCTTGATTTTGTGTACGCAATACCGTCATCTGACGCTCTTGCAATGAGATTGCGCGATCTTCATGTGGGTGCTTGATCCGAATCTCATTAAATAGATCGGCGTAACGCTCAAAAAACCCTGGGGTTGCACGCAACCACTCAGCAACTAATTCTTCTTGCTCGGCTTGCTTTGGATCGATTGCGCTCATGAATTTCTTTCTCTAATTACTTTTTTATTTACTTGTTTTATAGACTTAGTTAGCCAAGCTTCTTGCGTAAAAGCTCATTTACCTGACCTGGGTTAGCCTTACCTTGGGAGGCTTTCATGATCCGCCCTACCAATGCATTAAACGCTTTCTCTTTGCCAGAGCGGAACTCTTCAACAGACTTCTGGTTGGCAGCTAATACTTGATCGATGATGGCTTCAATGGCGCCGCTATCACTAATCTGTTTCAAGCCTTTGGCGTCAATCACCTGATCAACCGTGCTGATGGCTTTACCTGCAATGGCTTCTTCCCAAAGAATGGCAAAGATGTCTTTAGCAATCTTGTTAGAAATTGTGCCGTCAGCTACACGCGTCAACAATGGCGCCAAATGCTCTGCCTTTAATGGTGCATCTGCTGTTGCAATACCTGCACGTTTTAAGGATGAGGCGAACTCGCCAGCAATTAAATTGGCAGCCGCTTTTGCTAATGGCTTACCGACAATTACCAACAGCTCTTCAAATACTTTTGCGGTGTCACGATCTTGCGTGAGAAGCTGCGCATCGTAGGCGCTTAATCCAAATTCACTTTGCCACTGCTCACGTAATTGCGCAGGCAATGCAGGCATCTTGCTGTGAACATCTGCAATCCACGCATCATCAATCACAACAGGAAGTAAGTCAGGATCGGGGAAGTAGCGGTAGTCATTCGCATCTTCTTTGCTACGCATGCTACGCGTTTCGCCGCGATCGGGATCGTACAAACGGGTTTCTTGAACAACAGTGCCACCGTCTTCGATTAACTCAATTTGACGACGGACTTCATATTGAATGGCTTCTTCCAAAAAGCGGAAGGAGTTCAAGTTCTTGATTTCGCAGCGGGTACCAAACTCAGCCTGACCTTTAGGGCGCACTGAAACGTTGGCATCGCAGCGGAAAGAGCCTTCTTGCATATTGCCGTCACAAACACCGAGCCAAACGACCAGGCCATGCAAGGCTTTAGCGTAGGCGACTGCCTCAGCAGCACTACGCATGACCGGTTCGGTCACGATCTCGAGGAGTGGCGTACCGGCGCGATTTAAGTCAATGCCACTAGAGGGTTCGCCATGGGGGCCTGTGAAGCCCTCTTCATGCACAGACTTGCCAGCGTCTTCTTCCATATGGGCACGAGTGAGTTCAACCACTTTCACTTCTTCGCCCACCAAGATTTCGAGATGCCCACCAACAACAACCGGTATTTCCATCTGGCTAATTTGATAACCCTTAGGTAGATCGGGATAGAAATAGTTTTTGCGCGCAAAGATGCTCGCTGGAGAAATCTTGGCATTCACTGCCAAACCAAAACGAATGGCATGCTCAACGGCTTGACGATTCAGTACTGGCAATACACCAGGTAATGCCAGATCCACTGCGCATGCTTGTGTATTGGGCTCAGCACCAAAGCGCGTACTTGCACCACTAAAAATTTTGGACTGCGTTTGTAGTTGTGCGTGGGTCTCTAGACCAATAACGACTTCCCATTGCATCATGCCACCTCGCTTGCTGGACGCAAATGCCAATCACTGGCCTGCTGATATTGGTGAGCCACTTGCAACAAACGCGCTTCAGAAAAATAATTACCAATCAATTGCATACCAATAGGTAAGTTATTTCCATTAAATCCACAAGGAACGCTCATCGCTGGCAATCCTGCTAGGTTTGTTGAGAGCGTGTAAATATCTTCTAAGTACATTTGCACGGGATCTTTTGACTTCTCACCCAAACGCCAAGCCACATCAGGGGCTACGGGCCCGAGGATGACATTACACTGATTGAAAGCCGCTTGAAAATCAGCCGCAATAATCCGGCGAATTTTTTGCGCTTGCAGATAGTACGCATCATAGTAACCATGGCAAAGAACATAAGTGCCAATCATGATGCGGCGCTTCACCTCTGCACCAAAACCTTCAGTACGTGACTTTGCATACATATCATTAAGGTCACGATATTCGTTCGCGCGATATCCATAACGCACACCATCAAAGCGACTCAGGTTACTTGATGCTTCTGCTGGTGCTAAAACGTAATACACCGGGATAGATAACTTGGTTTTTGGCAGACTCACTTCAACTAATGTCGCGCCCAAGCTTTCTAACTGCTTGGCTGCCTCGTTAACGGATTTAGCAACATCACTTGCTAATCCCTCAGCAAAAAATTCTTTTGGCAAACCGACACGTAAACCCTCTAATGGTTTCGCAGAATTTGCATTGCCTTCTTTCCAGCTCTGGTTGAGATAGCGACCATAGTCCTCTCCTGAGTCAGCCAAAGAGGTGGAGTCACGTGGATCATGCGAAGACATTGCAGTCAGCAGCAAAGCACAGTCTTCGGCAGTCTTACCCATCGGGCCAGCCTGATCAAGTGAAGAGGCGTAGGCAATCATGCCGTAACGAGATACGCGCCCATAACTAGGCTTAATTCCAGTGAGACCACAGAATGCCGCTGGTTGACGAATCGAGCCACCAGTATCAGTGCCAGTGGCGATCGGGGCTAAGCCAGCAGCAACAGCTGCAGCAGAACCACCGGAGGATCCGCCGGCTACGTGAGCAGAATTCCAGGGATTTAAGACTGGTCCAAAGGCGGAGTTTTCATTGGATGAGCCCATGGCGAACTCGTCCATATTGGTTTTGCCCAAGCAAACCATGCCAGCACCATGGGGATTGTTTTCATCTGGGATCCCCAGATTAGCAACTACCGTAGCGTCGAAAGGACTTTGGTATCCCTCCAAGATTTTGGAGGCCGCAGTCGACTTCCAGCCACGCGTTACAAAGACATCCTTATGCGCAACAGGGATACCAGTTAACTTACTGGCTTTGCCCGAAGAAATAAGCTTATCTGCTTTATTTGCTTGCTCTAAGCTTAAGTGAGCATTCACATCAAGATAGGCATTCCACTGTTTTCCAGCTTCAATCCGGTCCAAAAAGTACTGGGTTAATTCGGTACTGGAGACCTCTTTTGCAGCAAGCGCTTTTGCCATTAAGGCAATAGGGGTGTTGTGCCAGCTCATTCGATCACCTTTGGCACCAAGAAGTAGCCCTCATGCTGAGCAGGGGCAGATTGCATGTTTTCGGCACGATGATCTGACTCGGTGACTTGGTCAACTCGCATAGGTTGGGCCAAATCACGCAAAAAGAGGATTGGGTGAGCCAAAGGTTCAAGACCGGTTGTATCAACTGCCTGCATTTCCTCAACCAAGGAAAAAATGGCCTGCAATTGAGGCAAAACTGCCTCTGCTTCTGCCTGATTTAATTCAAGCCTGGATAGGTGCGCAATGCGCTGGACATCATCAAGTTTCATGGGACGAGAGTATCATTCCTATATATTTTCATTAACACTTTCTATTTTCCCACTACATCATGTTTGGTTTTTTCCGCAGCTACTTTTCTAATGACCTAGCCATCGACCTAGGAACCGCCAACACCTTAATTTATATGCGTGAGCGGGGTATTGTCCTTGATGAACCTTCTGTTGTGGCAATTCGCCAAGAAGGTGGTCCAAACGGCAAAAAGACCATTTTGGCTGTCGGCAAAGAGGCAAAAGCGATGTTAGGGCGCGTTCCGGGGAATATTGAGGCGATTCGCCCAATGAAAGACGGCGTTATTGCCGACTTCACGATTACCGAACAAATGCTCAAGCAATTTATCAAGCTTGTGCACGAAAGCAAATTATTAAAGCCAAGCCCACGCATCATCATTTGTGTTCCTTGTGGATCTACCCAAGTTGAGCGTCGCGCGATTCGCGAATCTGCATTAGGCGCTGGTGCATCGCAAGTATTTTTGATTGAAGAACCAATGGCAGCTGCAATTGGTTCTGGCTTGCCAGTTTCTGAAGCAGCAGGTTCAATGGTTGTTGACATCGGCGGTGGCACAACTGAAGTTGGCGTGATGTCATTAGGCGGCATGGTTTACAAAGGCTCTGTTCGTGTTGGTGGCGATAAGTTTGATGAAGCCATTACCAATTACATTCGTCGTAACTACGGCATGTTGATTGGTGAGCAAACTGCTGAGTTGATCAAGAAAACAATTGGCTCTGCTTTCCCTGGCGCCGAAGTGCGCGAGATGGAAGTTAAAGGTCGCAATCTTTCTGAAGGTATTCCACGTAGCTTCACAGTTACTAGCAATGAAATCCTTGAAGCATTAACTGATCCATTGAATCAAATCGTGACTGCAGTTAAAGCGGCTCTCGAGCAGATTCCACCTGAGTTGGCATCCGACATTGCTGAGCGCGGCATGATGCTTACAGGCGGCGGCGCCTTATTGCGCGACCTCGATCGCCTCTTGTTGGAAGAAACTGGTTTGCCGATTCATGTTGCAGAAGATCCATTAACCTGCGTGGCTCGTGGTTGCGGTATCGCACTTGAGCGCATGGATAAGTTAGGCGGAGTGTTCTCGCACGAGTAAGCGACATACACGTCGACCAGGGAATTGCAACATAGCGCTCCACCACTTTTCAGACAGGGCATTCCGGCCTTACTCAAACTGATTGTCTGTCTGTCGATCAGCATCGCTCTGATGCTGATCGATTTTCGTTTTAAAGCACTCGATCCCATTCGCAATAATGTGAATTGGATTTTGCGTCCCCTCGAATACGTCATGATGGCGCCGCGCAATGCACTCGAAGCAACATCTGAATACTTCACCACAAGATCTACGCTTGACCAAGAAAACCAAGTCATGAAAGTGCGTCAAGCAGAGCTTTCATTGTTGGCAAATCAATCCGAATTTTTGATGGTGGAAAACCAAAACCTGCGCGAGCTCATGACTTTGCAAAAACAGGTGCCATTCAAAACATTGCCAGTAGAAATTTTGTTTAATCCGCCAAATCCAATTTCACAGCGCATTGTGATTAATCGCGGCAGCAATGATGGCTTGAAGCTTGGGAACCCAATTGCCAATGATTCTGGCATCTTGGGCCAAGTCGTTCGTCTATATGAACGTTCTGCCGAGGTTTCCCTGCTGGAGGATCGCGATTTTGCGGTTCCGGTCCAAGTTGCACGCAATGGACTTCGTGCTGCCGTATTTGGCGCAGGGCGCGGCAACCCCCTAGAGCTGCGCTATTTACCGGTAGCTAGCGATTTGGAGGTCGGCGATATCTTGCTAACCTCCGGAATTGATGGTGTTTATCCCCCAGGGTTTGCGGTAGCCGTCATTAGCAAAATTGAGCGTAATGCCGATAAAAATTCTTCCAATGTATTTTGCGTACCGGTTGCAGCAGTCAATCGCTATCGTCAAGCGCTTGCGCTTTTATATGACCCGCAGTTTGATGCCAAGGCGCCAGTGAGTAACAAGTCCGCCACTGGGGCGCCCTTAACAAACACGCCAGGCAGACGCCAAACTCGTGCGCGAGGAATGCAATGATCGATTTCCAGAGCGGCTACATCCTGCGCCCGGTAAATCCGGTCTTCATTTATTTCAGTTTGTTTTGTGCGCTGCTATTAAACCTATTGCCCATTGGTAATTATGGCTGGGTGCCCGATTGGTTAATTCTGTGCATTGTGTTTTGGAACATTCATCAGCATCGCTATGTGAGCGTGATCACCGCCTTCATTCTTGGTTTGATGATGGATGTACACAATTCAGATTTGCTGGGCTTGCATGCATTTAGCTATTCGCTCGTTGCATACGTCGCCATCTCCTGGCATAGACGCATTGTGGCTCTCACGGTTCTCTCACAGGCATTACATCTACTTCCTATTTTCTTATTGGTATCGCTATTCCCCGTACTGGCCCATTGGCTTCTGAGTGGCGAACTCTATTGGTGGGCCTTAACAGGCGCCATTCAAGCACTGATTGAGGCCATGCTCTGGCCGTTGGCCACGCGCATCTTGCTTGCGCCGCAGCGTCGCCCTATAGACGTTGATCACAATCGACCGCTCTAAGAAGCAAGATGGTTTCATTTAAAAAACCGGATCTCGACTCATTCCAAGAGCGCATTCATATTGCGACTCTCTTTGTCACGTTTTGCTTTTTACTACTCATTACTCGACTGGTATGGTTGCAACTGGTTAGTCATGGCAAATATGCCTTGCTTGCAGAGAGTAATCGCATCGCCTTAGTTCCCGCACCAGCAAATCGTGGTCTTTTAATTGATCGCAATGGCATCGTCATTGGTAGAAATTACTCAGCTCTCACCCTGGATGTAAATGCGGAAGAAGTTAAAGGCAATGTTGATCAGCTAATCAATGATCTTTCTGAAATCATTGCAATCTCCCCTAGAGATCGCCGTAATTTCAAGCGATCCTTAGAAGATTCCCGGAATATGGGCACTTTTCCCCTGCGATCCATGCTCAATGAGACCGAAACAGCCCGTTTTATGGCCAATCGCTACCGTTTTCCTGGGGTCGAAATCCGTGCCAGAAGCTTTCGGGAGTACCCGTACAACGAATTAGCCTCCCACCTAATTGGCTATATTGGGCGCGTTTCTCAGCGCGACAAAGAGCGCATGCAGGCTGAAATTGAGGGCGCTAAAGCAGATGACCCCGATGCATTACAAGCCTCCTTCTTGCCCGGTATTCAGTATGTAGGAAAGATTGGTTTAGAGCAAAGTTATGAAACTGTTTTGCGCGGTGTGCCTGGATACGATCAAGTAGAAATTACTGCGGGCGGCAAACCAGTGCGAACACTTTCTAGTGCACCATCGGTGCCGGGCAAGAATGTGGTTCTCTCGGTGGATATCAAGTTGCAATATTTAGTAGAGCAACTGTATGGCAATTTTCGCGGTGCGTTTGTAGCGATTGAACCGGAGACGGGCGATGTATTGGCGTTTGTCTCTAAGCCTAACTTCAATCCAAACGACTTTGTTGAAGGTATTGATTCGGTTACCTGGAAAGAGCTCAATGACTCTCCGCAGAAGCCACTATATAACCGCCCACTCAAAGGCATCTACCCACCTGGATCAACTTACAAACCATTCATGGCGCTAGCTGCTTTAGAAAATAAAAAGCGCACCCCATCGCAATCCATTTCCGATCCTGGTTACTTTGATTTTGGTAATCACACCTTCCGCGATGATAAAAAAGGTGGTCACGGTATTGTCGATATGCAAAAGTCGATTGTTGAGTCTTGTGACACCTACTACTACATGCTTGCGCGCGATATGGGTGTAAATATGATGCATGACTTTATGAAGCCATTGGGTTTTGGCCAAATTACTGGAATTGATTTGCAAGGTGAGGCAAGAGGTGTTCTGCCATCTACCGAGTGGAAGAAAAATACTTTCAAAAAACCAGAGCAACAAAAATGGTACGAAGGTGAAACGATTTCCTTGGGCATTGGACAGGGCTATAACGCCTTCACTATTTTGCAATTGGCACATGCCATGGCTAACGTTGCCAACAATGGCATCGTCATGAAGCCGCATTTAGTAAAAGCCATTGAAGATCCATTTACACGTAATAGAGTTCTTACGACTCCAAAAGAAAGTTATCGCATTGATCTCAATGCTGAGAATATTGAAGTGATTAAGAAAGCCATGCTTGAAGTAAATATTTCAGGCACTTCAGCGGCGGCGTTTAAAGGAACTGGTTACCAAGTTGGCGGCAAGACCGGAACTGCCCAAGTCTTTAGTTTGAACTCAAAAGAATATAAGCATGGCTCAACCGCAGAGTTTTTACGCGACCATGCCTTGTACATTGCTTTTGCACCAGCGGAGAAGCCAACTATTGTGATTGCAATGGTTGTAGAGAATGCAGGCTTCGGTGCGCAATATGCTGCTCCAATTGCACGCAAAGCATTGGACTTCTACATAGAAGGCAAGTGGCCTAAGGAGATTCCTGAATGGAAAAGAGCCCCTTAATAAAAGTTAAAGGATTTTTCTTTGGTATCTTTGCTGGCTTAGACCGCCAGCTAGGCCTTATTTTGCTTGGCTTAGCGGCTGTTGGCTTTTTTACTTTTTTATCTGCCAGTCAAAATACACCTGTACAAATTGCAGATGAGTTACGCAATCTTGCGCTCTCATTTGTGGTGATGTGGCTTGTCTCACGCATTCCACCAAAGTGGTTGGAGATGGGTGCAGTTTGGATTTATGGATTTGGTGTTGCCCTTTTGATTGCAGTGGCTGCATTTGGATTAATTAAAAAAGGTGCGCGTCGTTGGCTCAATATTGGTATTGTGATTCAGCCATCTGAGATCATGAAGATTGCAATGCCACTCATGCTCGCCTGGTACTTTCAAAAGCGTGAGGGCATTCAAAAATCTTGGGACTATGGAGTTGCCGCAATCATCTTAGCAATTCCCGTGTTCTTAATTGCCCGCCAACCAGACTTGGGTACTGCGTTACTTGTTTTTGCCGCAGGGATGTATGTCATTATTTTGGCGGGGCTACCCTGGAAATGGATCCTGCCATTTGTAGGGCTAGGCGTTATTGGTATTTTGTTAATCATTATTTTCGGCGGCACTATTTGTGCACATGATGTGGTTTGGCCATTTGTTCACGACTATCAAAAGCATCGCATCTGCACTTTGCTTGATCCCACTAGCGATCCATTAGGAAAAGGTTTTCACACGATTCAATCGATGATTGCAATTGGTTCAGGTGGCTTCTTTGGCAAAGGCTGGTTCCAAGGAACTCAAGCGCACCTGGAATTCATTCCAGAAAAACATACCGACTTTGTGTTTGCTGTTTTTTCGGAAGAGTTTGGCTTATTGGGTAACCTGGTATTGCTAGCACTTTTCTTTGCATTGATTAAGCGGGGTCTTACTATCTCCGCAAGTGCTCCAAACTTATTCACACGATTACTCGGCGCAGCGGTCACCTTAATTTTCTTTACCTATGCATTTGTGAACATCGGCATGGTGAGCGGCCTATTACCAGTTGTTGGTGTCCCACTGCCATTCATTAGCTACGGTGGCACTGCGCTTGTAACTTTAGGCTTTGGGGCTGGAATACTCATGAGTATTCATCGTCATCGTCGATTAGTGCAAAGCTAACGCAAAGAGGTGCTGTGTTTTTGTTTGTTTAGATTCTTGAGGAAATAAAAAAGCCCGGCATGCCGGGCTTTTTTATCAACAAAGGAAGAATTACTTCTTACGCTTGTTAACTGAATCTTTAAATGCCTTACCAGCAGAAAACTTAACAGTTTTTGCTGCAGCAATTTTGAGTGGCTCGCCAGTTTTTGGGTTACGACCCATACGTGCAGCGCGTTTGCCAGAAGCAAAAGTACCAAAGCCGATCAGTTGTACTGAGTCACCTTTAGTAACAGCTTTAATGATTGTCTCGATAGCAGAATTCAATGCAAATTCTGCTTTGGCTTTAGAGATCTCCGCGTCGTCAGCAATCGCTGCGATTAGTTCGGCTTTGTTCAAGTGAAGCTCCTTATAGATATTGATGTCAGCGCACATTACGCTTACATGATTTTAACCACAAAAAATTACAAAAATAAAGTTGCGTTACAGCAATTTTTTACTACGACTACAAATTACTCATCCAAAACGGTGATATCAGAAACAAAGTACTCGGTATCTCCAAAACAGGTAGTTGGCAAACCAATGTGCTGCTCATACTTTAGGGCAACCTTTTTGCCTAAATTAGCATTAATTTTTTGCGCCACAGCATCTTCACGCACCGTAAAGAGGAATTTTTCAGACATCGTGCCTGGCATGGAAACCATCGCTAGTTCACCTTCCCAGGTTTTGCATATGTAGCCACGATTAGAGAATTTCTGCACATATCCTGCGCGCTCTCCACTTCCATAGCTCCAAGTGAGCATCCCCCATGTATAGACCGAAATACCTACTAACCCAATTAAAACAAGGCTTAAGAGCCACTTTATAAAGCTATTCATCAGAATTTCCTTGGTAAATCTACACACAAACCCTAAGCGGGTCCTGATATCTTCTGTAAGCAGTATATGGGCATCCCACTAGAAGAAATAGTCTATTTAGCGGCGACATCCAAATTAAAATACAGACAATTACCTCACTTAGACAAAACCCATGGAAATTCGCCACATCATCTTTTTTATTTTTGTAGCATCAGCGGTCTATGTTTATTTCAGGGGCAAGGTTCGTTTTGGGGCCGTTAGATCTCTTACCGACTACCAAGTGCTTTTGGCACCCGTAAATACGCTTTTATATTTGTTTTCAAAAGTAAAACCCGGCGCCTTTATTCCAGTAAGTCAATTTCCCGAGATGAAGCCTATT includes the following:
- a CDS encoding HU family DNA-binding protein, giving the protein MCADINIYKELHLNKAELIAAIADDAEISKAKAEFALNSAIETIIKAVTKGDSVQLIGFGTFASGKRAARMGRNPKTGEPLKIAAAKTVKFSAGKAFKDSVNKRKK
- the rodA gene encoding rod shape-determining protein RodA, with amino-acid sequence MEKSPLIKVKGFFFGIFAGLDRQLGLILLGLAAVGFFTFLSASQNTPVQIADELRNLALSFVVMWLVSRIPPKWLEMGAVWIYGFGVALLIAVAAFGLIKKGARRWLNIGIVIQPSEIMKIAMPLMLAWYFQKREGIQKSWDYGVAAIILAIPVFLIARQPDLGTALLVFAAGMYVIILAGLPWKWILPFVGLGVIGILLIIIFGGTICAHDVVWPFVHDYQKHRICTLLDPTSDPLGKGFHTIQSMIAIGSGGFFGKGWFQGTQAHLEFIPEKHTDFVFAVFSEEFGLLGNLVLLALFFALIKRGLTISASAPNLFTRLLGAAVTLIFFTYAFVNIGMVSGLLPVVGVPLPFISYGGTALVTLGFGAGILMSIHRHRRLVQS